In Penicillium oxalicum strain HP7-1 chromosome VII, whole genome shotgun sequence, one DNA window encodes the following:
- a CDS encoding Catalase B — protein MRAVGLVTGLIGIANAACPYMTGETAGLDRRGEKDAASGTEEFLSEFYLKDDENVFLTSDVGGPIEDQNSLKAGERGPTLLEDFIFRQKIQRFDHERVPERAVHARGAGAHGVFTSYGDWSNITAASFLSAKGKETPMFVRFSTVAGSRGSADTARDVHGFATRFYTDEGNFDIVGNNIPVFFIQDAIKFPDLIHAVKPRGDNEIPQAATAHDSAWDFFSQQPSSLHTLLWAMAGHGIPRSFRHVDGFGVHTYRLVTDKGDTKLVKFHWKGLQGKASLVWEEAQQVSGKNGDFMRQDLFDAIEAGRYPEWELGVQIMEEDDQLRFGFDLLDPTKIVPEELVPVVKLGKMTLNRNPMNYFAETEQVMFQPGHIVRGVDFTDDPLLQGRIYSYLDTQLNRHGGPNFEQIPINRPRVPIHNNNRDGAGQMYIPLNPNAYSPNTLNKGSPKQANETVGKGFFTAPGRTSSGKLLRAVSSTFEDVWSQPRLFWNSLVPAEQQFVVDAMRFENANVMSQVVRNNVVIQLNRISNDLAKRVAEAIGVDAPQPDPTYYHDNTTANIGAFGQKLKKLEGLKVGVLASVANASSISQGAALQSQLKDVGVDVVVVGERMAHGVNQTYSASDAINFDAVIVADGAEGLFSTSSSTVSPKAKSSGATSLYPAGRPMDILLDAFRFGKPVGSLGQGSVALENAQISSDRDGVYAAKSVDKDFGDKVKEGLRIFKFLDRFALDE, from the exons ATGCGTGCAGTCGGGTTGGTTACAGGCCTCATTGGCATTGCCAATGCTGCCTGTCCTTATATGACGGGAGAAACGGCTGGCTTGGATCGCCGTGGTGAGAAGGACGCCGCTTCGGGCACCGAAGAGTTCCTGTCCGAGTTCTACCTGAAGGATGACGAGAATGTATTCTTGACGTCCGACGTTGGTGGTCCAATTGAGGATCAAAACAGCTTGAAGGCGGGCGAACGCGGGCCCACCCTGCTCGAGGATTTCATTTTTCGACAGAAGATCCAGCGCTTTGATCACGAACGA GTTCCGGAGCGCGCAGTCCACGCTCGAGGAGCTGGTGCCCATGGAGTTTTCACCTCTTACGGCGATTGGTCAAACATCACTGCAGCTTCTTTCCTGTCTGCGAAAGGCAAGGAGACGCCCATGTTTGTGCGTTTCTCTACTGTTGCCGGAAGCCGAGGCAGTGCCGACACCGCTCGCGATGTACACGGCTTTGCGACCCGTTTCTACACTGATGAAGGCAATTTCG ACATCGTTGGCAACAACATTCCCGTCTTTTTCATCCAGGATGCCATCAAGTTCCCCGATTTGATCCACGCAGTCAAGCCTCGGGGTGACAACGAGATCCCACAGGCAGCCACTGCCCACGACTCTGCCTGGGACTTCTTCAGCCAGCAGCCCAGCTCCCTCCACACTCTCCTCTGGGCCATGGCCGGTCACGGTATCCCTCGATCTTTCCGCCACGTTGACGGATTTGGTGTGCACACTTACCGCCTTGTTACAGACAAGGGAGACACCAAATTGGTCAAATTCCATTGGAAGGGTCTTCAGGGTAAGGCCAGTCTGGTCTGGGAAGAGGCACAGCAAGTGTCCGGAAAGAACGGGGACTTCATGCGCCAGGATCTTTTCGACGCCATTGAAGCCGGCCGCTACCCGGAGTGGGAG CTCGGCGTCCAAAtcatggaagaggatgaccaACTCCGATTCGGATTTGATCTTCTGGATCCCACCAAGATCGTTCCCGAGGAGCTTGTCCCTGTCGTCAAGCTTGGAAAGATGACATTGAACCGCAACCCAATGAATTACTTTGCCGAGACTGAGCAAGTGATG TTCCAACCTGGTCACATTGTTCGAGGTGTCGATTTCACCGACGACCCTCTTCTCCAAGGTCGTATCTACTCTTACCTGGACACGCAGCTCAACCGTCACGGTGGTCCCAACTTCGAGCAGATTCCCATTAACCGTCCTCGCGTTCCTATCCACAACAATAACCGCGATGGTGCTGGTCAAATGTACATTCCGCTCAACCCCAATGCTTATTCCCCCAACACTCTCAACAAGGGCTCCCCCAAGCAGGCGAACGAGACTGTTGGCAAGGGCTTCTTCACTGCGCCTGGTCGCACCTCAAGCGGCAAATTGCTCCGTGCTGTCAGCTCCACCTTTGAGGATGTCTGGTCCCAGCCACGCCTGTTCTGGAACTCGCTTGTCCCTGCCGAGCAGCAGTTTGTGGTTGACGCAATGCGCTTTGAGAACGCAAATGTGATGAGCCAAGTGGTCCGAAACAACGTCGTCATCCAGCTTAATCGTATTAGCAACGACCTCGCCAAGCGTGTGGCTGAAGCCATTGGCGTGGATGCGCCCCAGCCTGATCCCACCTACTATCATGACAACACCACTGCCAACATCGGTGCCTTTGgccagaagctgaagaagctggagggcCTTAAGGTTGGCGTTCTTGCCTCTGTGGCCAATGCTTCATCAATTTCTCAGGGTGCAGCTCTCCAGAGCCAGCTGAAGGATGTTGGCGTCGATGTGGTGGTCGTCGGTGAGCGTATGGCTCACGGTGTTAACCAGACCTACTCTGCGAGTGACGCGATCAACTTCGATGCAGTGATTGTTGCCGACGGTGCTGAGGGACTCTTCAGCACAAGCTCGAGCACTGTTTcgcccaaggccaagtcaTCGGGCGCCACCTCGCTATACCCTGCCGGTCGCCCCATGGACATCCTCCTTGACGCTTTCCGCTTCGGTAAGCCTGTTGGATCTCTTGGACAGGGTTCCGTTGCGCTTGAGAATGCGCAGATCTCAAGCGACCGTGACGGTGTCTACGCTGCGAAGAGTGTCGATAAAGACTTTGGCGACAAGGTCAAGGAGGGACTGCGGATTTTTAAGTTCTTGGACCGGTTTGCTCTTGATGAGTAG
- a CDS encoding Acid trehalase, protein MQYKSFIWTALQVTLQLSSLADATGPESRVERCLKSHSDHGLSAGAHASRNVYKTDFDGVTWDDDNWLLTTTTLEQGRFQSRGSVANGYFGINVASVGPFFEMDNATMGGDEINGWPLFSRRQSFATISGFWDSQPTTNGSNFPWLYQYGGDSVISGIPHWSGIILELDDETYLDAGVDNSTISNFTSTYDFQAGVLSWAYQWTPNDKYGSFDISYRLFVNKLYVNQAVVDMTIVASQDSNGTIANVLDGYSAVRTDFVESGEDDGAIYSAVRPNGIANVTAYVYANMTGSSSAVDLSSRKLVESKPYVSGNSSSVVQTASISFKKGKKVQVTKFVGAASTDAFADPQAVAKEAARTAAKNGYAKSLRAHVEEWASVMPVDSVDRYAYPNGTLPNDNYIIDSAVIAVANTYYLLQNTVGKDAMKMSNSTSLNRDSIAVGGLTSDSYAGQVFWDADVWMQPGLVASHPEAAQRITNYRVDLYPQAKENIKTKYSGSKNSTYFDPDAAIYSWTSGRYGNCTATGPCWDYEYHLNGDIGLAIINEWVASGDDETFKSTLFPIYNSVATVYSNLVERNGSHWTLTNMTDPDEYANHVDAGGFTMPLIAQTLTNANKFRKDFGLEVNSTWNEMAENVLVLRENGVTLEFTTMNGSAVVKQADVVLNTYPLDYSANYTQQDSLNDLDYYANKQSPDGPAMTWAIFSAVANEMSPSGCSAYIYAQNAYKPYARAPFYQMSEQQIDNATTNGGTHPAFPFLTGHGGSNQVVLFGYLGLRYIADDILHVDPNLPPQIPYLKYRTFYWRGWPISAWSNNTHTVISRADSKPLETADQRFANRSITIHSGSNSNYTSYTLPNKGGSVAIPNRRIGAINTIPGNLIQCQPVQSNNTFEPGQFPIAINDGATSTKWQPSHAANLSAVTISLEEELGQMVTGFHFDWAQAPPINATIIFHNKSLDNPAQTFTSSSNHHQSGNTTSDAYQIISTLTNIVLSKPYQPNVTDLDEIMIPIGNTTNVTLASAVPVARYASLLIVGNQALDEVDVKAKNGTGATVAEWAIIGQAQQQNGSSVRWRSETRMLETRAAARLARAQARGRRWRGV, encoded by the exons ATGCAGTACAAG TCATTCATTTGGACTGCTCTGCAAGTGACGCTGCAGCTCAGCTCACTAGCAGATGCTACAGGTCCAGAAAGCCGCGTGGAAAGATGCCTGAAGTCTCATTCGGATCATGGCCTTTCCGCAGGCGCACACGCCAGCAGGAACGTCTACAAGACGGATTTTGATGGTGTCACCTGGGACGACGACAATTGGCTCCTGACCACCACTACCTTAGAGCAAGGTCGTTTCCAGTCCCGAGGCTCTGTAGCCAATGGTTACTTTGGTATTAACGTGGCCAGCGTTGGTCCATTTTTTGAAATGGACAATGCGACCATGGGCGGCGACGAGATCAACGGCTGGCCGCTCTTTTCACGCCGTCAATCTTTTGCGACGATCAGCGGATTCTGGGACTCTCAGCCTACCACGAATGGTTCCAACTTCCCATGGCTCTACCAGTATGGTGGTGACAGTGTCATCAGCGGTATTCCCCATTGGAGTGGTATTATCCTTGAGCTCGATGATGAGACCTACTTGGATGCCGGCGTGGACAACTCGACCATTTCCAATTTCACCTCGACTTATGACTTCCAGGCTGGTGTTCTGTCTTGGGCTTACCAGTGGACGCCAAATGACAAGTACGGGTCCTTCGACATCAGCTACCGTCTCTTTGTGAACAAGTTGTACGTCAACCAGGCCGTTGTGGATATGACCATCGTCGCTTCCCAGGACAGTAATGGAACCATTGCCAATGTCCTCGATGGATACTCTGCGGTCCGCACGGACTTTGTGGAGTCTGGTGAAGATGACGGTGCTATTTACTCCGCAGTGCGTCCCAACGGAATCGCCAATGTGACTGCCTACGTTTACGCCAACATGACTGGCAGTTCCTCCGCTGTGGATCTGTCGTCCCGCAAGCTCGTCGAGAGTAAGCCGTACGTTAGCGGCAATTCTTCTTCTGTGGTGCAGACTGCCTCAATCTCAttcaagaagggcaagaaggttCAAGTCACCAAATTCGTCGGTGCAGCCTCCACAGATGCCTTTGCGGACCCTCAAGCTGTTGCCAAAGAGGCAGCTAGGACAGCGGCCAAGAACGGATATGCCAAGTCCCTTCGCGCCCATGTTGAAGAGTGGGCGAGTGTTATGCCGGTGGACTCTGTTGACCGGTACGCTTACCCCAACGGGACTTTACCTAACGACAACTACATTATCGACTCTGCTGTCATCGCCGTCGCGAATACCTACTATCTACTTCAGAACACCGTCGGCAAGGACGCTATGAAGATGTCCAATAGCACAAGTCTGAATCGCGACAGCATTGCCGTCGGAGGATTGACCTCGGATTCGTACGCTGGACAGGTGTTCTGGGACGCCGATGTATGGATGCAGCCGGGTCTGGTTGCCTCTCACCCCGAGGCTGCCCAACGCATCACCAACTATCGCGTGGATCTGTATCCACaggcaaaagaaaacatcaaGACCAAGTACTCTGGATCAAAGAACAGCACCTATTTTGACCCTGATGCCGCTATTTACTCCTGGACCAGTGGACGGTACGGTAATTGCACAGCCACCGGCCCCTGCTGGGATTATGAGTACCACCTGAATGGTGACATCGGTTTGGCTATCATCAATGAGTGGGTAGCCAGCGGTGACGATGAGACTTTCAAGAGCACACTGTTCCCGATTTACAACTCGGTCGCCACTGTCTACTCTAATCTCGTGGAACGAAATGGATCTCACTGGACATTGACCAATATGACTGATCCG GACGAGTACGCGAACCACGTTGATGCTGGCGGCTTCACCATGCCGCTCATTGCACAGACTCTTACCAATGCCAACAAATTCCGCAAGGACTTTGGCTTGGAAGTAAACTCCACCTGGAATGAAATGGCAGAGAACGTCCTTGTTCTTCGTGAAAACGGGGTGACCTTGGAATTTACCACTATGAACGGCAGCGCTGTCGTCAAGCAGGCAGATGTTGTCTTGAATACCTATCCTTTGGACTACTCTGCCAACTACACTCAGCAGGATTCTCTAAATGACCTGGACTAC TACGCCAACAAACAGTCTCCCGACGGACCGGCCATGACCTGGGCCATCTTCTCTGCTGTTGCCAACGAGATGTCTCCTTCAGGCTGCTCCGCTTACATCTACGCGCAAAACGCCTACAAGCCCTATGCTCGAGCACCGTTCTACCAGATGTCCGAACAACAGATTGACAACGCCACCACCAACGGTGGTACCCATCCGGCGTTCCCATTCTTGACTGGCCACGGCGGTTCCAACCAGGTAGTCCTCTTCGGCTATCTTGGTCTTCGTTACATCGCCGACGATATCCTCCACGTGGATCCCAATCTACCACCGCAGATTCCATACCTGAAGTATCGCACCTTCTACTGGCGCGGCTGGCCCATCTCTGCCTGGTCCAACAACACCCACACCGTGATCAGCCGAGCCGACAGTAAGCCCCTGGAAACGGCAGACCAGCGTTTTGCCAACCGATCCATCACTATCCACTCCGGTTCCAACTCAAACTACACCTCCTACACGCTCCCCAACAAGGGTGGCTCCGTCGCCATCCCCAACCGCCGAATTGGAGCTATCAACACCATTCCAGGTAACTTGATCCAATGCCAGCCTGTTCAATCAAACAATACCTTCGAACCAGGCCAATTCCCCATCGCCATCAACGACGGcgccacctccaccaaaTGGCAACCCAGCCACGCCGCCAATCTCAGCGCCGTAACCATTTccctcgaagaagaactcGGCCAAATGGTCACAGGCTTCCACTTCGACTGGGCTCAAGCACCCCCCATCAACGCCACAATCATCTTCCACAATAAATCTCTCGACAACCCCGCCCAAACCTTCACCTCATCTTCAAACCACCATCAATCAGGAAATACCACCAGCGATGCTTACCAGATCATCAGCACCCTAACTAACATCGTCCTATCAAAACCCTACCAACCCAACGTCACCGATCTCGACGAAATCATGATCCCAATCGGAAACACCACAAACGTCACTCTTGCCTCTGCAGTCCCCGTCGCGCGATACGCCTCGCTCTTGATCGTGGGCAATCAAGCCCTGGATGAAGTAGACGTCAAGGCGAAGAATGGTACCGGCGCGACGGTAGCCGAGTGGGCTATTATTGGTCAGGCGCAGCAGCAGAATGGAAGTAGTGTGCGCTGGAGAAGCGAAACGCGAATGCTGGAGACTCGGGCGGCGGCGAGATTGGCACGTGCGCAGGCTAGAGGACGTCGATGGAGAGGAGTGTGA
- a CDS encoding Splicing factor U2AF 23 kDa subunit, which produces MANYLASIFGTEQDKVNCSFYYKIGACRHGDRCSRKHVKPSYSQTILMPNMYQNPAYDPKTKMNPSQLQNHFDAFYEDVWCEMCKYGELEELVVCDNNNDRKFCPFKSCLLSLLEGTMSDRFSPFLTTDLIGNVYARFKYEEDAQAACDTLNSRWYAARPIYCELSPVTDFREACCRLNSGEGCVRGGFCNFIHRKDPSPELDRELRLSTKKWLKERGRDARSVSRSPSPEPTRRRY; this is translated from the coding sequence ATGGCCAAttatctcgcctccattTTCGGTACCGAGCAGGACAAGGTCAACTGCTCCTTCTATTACAAGATCGGCGCATGTCGCCACGGCGATCGATGCTCGCGCAAGCATGTCAAGCCTTCATACTCGCAAACAATCTTGATGCCCAATATGTATCAGAACCCTGCCTACGACCccaagaccaagatgaaCCCCAGCCAGCTCCAGAATCACTTTGATGCATTCTACGAGGACGTCTGGTGCGAGATGTGCAAGTACGGCGAACTGGAGGAGTTGGTAGTATGCGACAACAACAATGACCGTAAGTTCTGCCCATTCAAATCTTGTCTGCTTTCTTTGCTCGAGGGTACAATGTCTGATCGTTTCTCCCCATTCTTGACTACAGACCTGATCGGCAACGTTTACGCACGATTCAAGTACGAAGAAGACGCACAAGCTGCGTGCGATACGCTGAATTCTCGGTGGTACGCTGCGCGACCGATATATTGTGAACTTTCACCAGTGACGGATTTCCGGGAAGCGTGTTGCCGACTGAATAGTGGTGAAGGGTGCGTCCGCGGAGGGTTCTGCAACTTCATCCATCGCAAAGATCCCAGTCCCGAGTTGGACCGAGAATTGCGATTGAGCACAAAGAAGTGGCTCAAGGAGCGCGGTCGCGACGCACGCAGCGTCAGCCGCAGCCCGAGTCCCGAGCCAACCCGACGGAGATACTAA
- a CDS encoding putative oxidoreductase yields the protein MSAKTIIVTGASRGIGLAIAKFLLSAPQGHNVVVVARSLEPLQKLKDQYSKQVEVVNGDLADFSLAQKAVDAAINSFGQLDGMVLNHGILGQVGKIANANVDQWKKDFDVNFFSLVAFTKAALPALRKSKGKIIFTSSGAAVSGYRGWGLYGASKAAMNHFALSLGSEEPDVVSVAVRPGMVDTEMQRELREDHVSNLDAEMHSKFFGAHKEGKLVKPEQPGHVMAKLVLDAPQDLSGRFLSWNDKELDAFQE from the exons ATGTCAGCAAAGACGATCATCGTCACAGGCGCCTCTCGCG GCATCGGTCTTGCCATTGCCAAGTTTCTCCTCTCTGCTCCACAAGGACACAATGTGGTCGTCGTGGCTCGCAGTCTGGAGCCGCTCCAGAAACTGAAAGACCAGTACAGCAAGCAGGTCGAAGTGGTCAATGGCGATCTGGCAGATTTTTCACTCGCCCAAAAGGCTGTCGATGCTGCAATCAATTCCTTCGGCCAGCTTGATGGAATGGTGCTCAATCATGGCATTCTCGGCCAGGTGGGCAAGATTGCCAATGCCAACGTGGACCAGTGGAAGAAAGACTTTGATGTCAACTTCTTCAGCCTGGTGGCTTTC ACCAAGGCAGCTCTCCCAGCACTTCGCAAGTCCAAGGGAAAGATCATTTTCACCTCCTCAGGTGCTGCGGTGTCCGGATATCGCGGATGGGGTCTTTATGGAGCATCCAAGGCCGCCATGAACCACTTCGCTCTGAGCTTGGGAAGCGAGGAACCCGATGTGGTTTCGGTGGCCGTCCGGCCGGGCATGGTCGACACCGAGATGCAGCGCGAGCTTCGTGAAGATCACGTGTCGAACTTGGATGCCGAGATGCATTCAAAGTTCTTCGGCGCGCACAAGGAGGGCAAGCTGGTGAAGCCCGAGCAACCTGGGCACGTTATGGCCAAACTTGTGCTCGATGCGCCTCAAGATCTTAGTGGCCGTTTCCTCTC ATGGAACGACAAGGAACTCGACGCCTTCCAGGAATAG
- a CDS encoding KIN17-like protein, whose product MPRAEAGSTKAISNKIKSKGLGRLRWYCQACERQMRDENGFKCHVQSEAHVRQMLLIGEDPKKHIKEFSNEFLKNFIDLLKTTHGEKQVNANHFYQQIIADKTHIHMNATEWKSLSAFVAHLGRNGICRVEDTEKGLFISWIDNSPETLRRREAIMKKERQDKGDEEREQRLIQEQVERARRNMQEKQEEESTEDRFLQREEGEKVKLNFGFSAKPKPDANPVPPQEPATVTTGGSSDGKESPSAGEIESTTPTTSQGPAKISMSFGGAQKPKNVFASAPKKNPLAGKKGPVMAQPKKMTEQERIMKAEMEAAERKRSRPDSVFNSKRPKLA is encoded by the exons ATGCCTCGCGCTGAAGCCG GCAGTACCAAGGCCATTTcgaacaagatcaagagcAAAG GACTCGGCAGGTTAAGATGGTATTGTCAAGCTTG TGAGAGGCAAATGCGAGACGAGAATGGTTTCAA ATGCCACGTTCAAAGCGAAGCGCATGTTCGACAAATGCTCCTTATCGGCGAAGATCCCAAGAAACACATCAAGGAGTTCTCGAACGAGTTTTTGAAGAATTTCATCGATTTGTTGAAAACAA CACACGGAGAAAAGCAGGTCAATGCCAATCATTTCTACCAACAAATCATCGCAGACAAAACCCACATTCACATGAATGCCACTGAGTGGAAGTCATTATCGGCCTTCGTCGCGCATCTTGGTCGGAATGGAATTTGTCGCGTGGAGGATACAGAAAAGGGTCTCTTTATCTCATGGATCGACAACAGCCCCGAGACGTTGCGCCGGCGCGAAGCTATtatgaagaaagaaagacaggaCAAGGGCGATGAGGAACGCGAGCAGCGCCTCATTCAGGAGCAGGTTGAGCGTGCACGGCGCAACATgcaagaaaaacaagaagaggaaagcaCGGAGGACAGGTTCCTGCAGCGAGAGGAGGGTGAAAAAGTCAAGCTGAACTTTGGCTTCAGCGCCAAGCCAAAACCCGATGCGAACCCAGTTCCCCCCCAAGAGCCAGCGACCGTGACGACCGGGGGGTCCTCCGACGGAAAAGAGTCACCGTCCGCGGGGGAGATAGAATCCACGACTCCGACTACTTCTCAGGGCCCTGCCAAGATCTCCATGTCCTTTGGTGGTGCACAGAAGCCCAAGAATGTCTTTGCCTCTGcaccgaaaaaaaacccaCTGGCAGGTAAAAAGGGCCCTGTGATGGCCcagccgaagaagatgacggAGCAAGAGCGGATCATGAAAGCGGAGATGGAAGCTGCAGAGCGAAAGCGCAGTCGGCCTGACTCGGTCTTCAATTCCAAGCGACCAAAACTTGCTTAA
- a CDS encoding Cytochrome monooxygenase, translating into MFVDNLQTIAIACLGLFLTHAIYKRITGPLSKIPGPEISKWTEAVYVYYWLRGQIPFYVHKLHEKYGPIVRISPDRVDICDVNAAREIHKINSPFLKSKWYRVLVAGGHETTFSTLDRKFHAQRRKLLATPISESSLSKMEPIVLSRVQTTIDRMVEEMTSRKVADVFKWWLFMATDIIGELSFGESFRMLEAREKTQYSVDLENLAQVQSIRVAFPSLVQFSRYLPLAVFKEAKEGGQRIGVYSHQSIERYKRILAETPDDPKPTLFTKMFDTEKSGLTHEQIRQEAQSYIIAGSDTTAITMTYLTYSVCRNERVKKKLVEEVASVSEPVTNQKLRELPYLNQVISETLRLYPAVSMGLPRTVPPEGYRFKEFFLPGGITVGTQAYSLHRDPTIFPDPLAFKPERWENPSREMKEALLSFGGGSRICLGIHLAYMELRLATALFFRRFPNARISAREGMSECDMEMKAFFLVTLKGHRCLIEA; encoded by the exons ATGTTTGTGGACAATCTACAGACCATAGCAATTGCTTGCCTGGGGTTGTTTTTGACA CATGCCATTTACAAACGGATCACTGGTCCACTCTCCAAAATCCCAGGCCCTGAGATCTCAAAATGGACCGAAGCGGTGTATGTTTACTACTGGCTTCGTGGTCAGATACCATTCTATGTCCACAAGCTCCATGAGAAATACG GGCCTATCGTTCGGATCAGTCCTGATCGAGTCGACATCTGCGACGTCAACGCTGCCAGAGAAATTCACAAAATCAACAGTCCCTTCCTCAAGTCTAAATGGTATCGTGTCCTAGTCGCCGGAGGCCACGAGACGACATTCTCTACTCTGGATCGGAAATTCCACGCACAGCGACGCAAACTGCTGGCGACGCCCATCTCAGAGTCATCGCTGAGCAAAATGGAGCCTATTGTGCTGTCCCGAGTGCAGACGACAATTGATCGGATGGTTGAGGAGATGACGAGTCGCAAAGTGGCCGACGTCTTCAAGTGGTGGTTGTTCATGGCCACCGATATCATCGGCGAGCTCAGCTTTGGTGAATCGTTCCGGATGCTGGAAGCTAGAGAG AAAACGCAATATAGCGTCGACCTCGAAAATCTCGCTCAGGTTCAGTCTATCCGCGTTGCTTTCCCGTCTCTTGTCCAATTCAGCAGATACCTGCCTCTTGCGGTTTTcaaagaagccaaggaaGGGGGACAGAGGATTGGAGTATACTCACACCAGTCGATTGAACGTTATAAGCGGATTTTGGCAGAAACCCCCGATGATCCAAAGCCAACACTCTTCACCAAAATGTTTGACACGGAGAAAAGCGGTCTCACACATGAGCAGATTCGACAAGAGGCCCAGTCGTACATTATCGCGGGGAGTGACACCACTGCTATTACGATGACTTATCTGACCTATTCGGTCTGTCGTAATGAACGGGTGAAAAAGAAGCTCGTCGAAGAGGTAGCATCTGTCTCTGAACCAGTCACGAACCAGAAACTACGGGAGCTGCCTTACTTGAACCAAGTCATCAGCGAGACGCTACGTCTCTATCCAGCAGTGTCAATGGGACTGCCGCGAACTGTACCTCCAGAGGGATATCGCTTCAAGGAATTTTTCCTTCCGGGCGGTATCACCGTTGGAACACAGGCTTATAGCCTGCATCGTGATCCAACAATCTTCCCAGACCCCCTTGCATTCAAGCCCGAGCGATGGGAGAATCCAAGTAGAGAGATGAAAGAGGCGTTGTTATCGTTTGGCGGGGGCTCGAGAA TTTGTCTCGGAATTCACCTTGCCTATATGGAACTTCGCTTGGCGACTGCGCTTTTCTTCCGCCGATTCCCCAATGCACGGATCTCGGCTCGAGAGGGTATGTCGGAGTGTGATATGGAGATGAAGGCGTTTTTCTTGGTGACACTCAAGGGACATCGATGTCTCATCGAGGCCTGA